A single region of the Polyangiaceae bacterium genome encodes:
- the pap gene encoding polyphosphate:AMP phosphotransferase, producing the protein MFETAELSRTLDKKEYERLSETLRTRLLELQHRLVQDPKFSVVILIGGVEGAGKGELLNLLFEWMDARHLATRAFGLPTEEEAERPEYWRYWMALPPKGQVAVYLGSWYTAPIVSRVMGDSTDAELDSAMQRAADFERSLANDGTLIIKLWLHISEKEQKRRFKELSKSKRTAWRVTKDDWKKHSHYDEFRKVCERAIRHTSTGQCPWTVIEGTDARYRNATAAQHIVDRLTERLDAPAVEGVRQAADPNMPDPETVLDTLDLEQKLDPATYEERLEELQARMNALSRKLRKKKRSLTLVFEGWDAGGKGGAIRRITRALDARQYRVISVAAPTDEERAHHYLWRFWRHIPRRGQVTIYDRSWYGRVLVERIEGFATESEWKRAYKEIDDFEEQLVDHGIIVVKYWLHISRDEQLARFEAREREAWKHHKIGPEDFRNREKWNAYEAAANEMIERTSTEFSPWVLVEAEDKRFARIKVLETCCESIEKAL; encoded by the coding sequence ATGTTCGAAACCGCGGAGCTCTCGAGGACCCTCGACAAGAAGGAATACGAACGGCTGAGTGAGACGCTGAGAACGCGACTGCTCGAGCTGCAGCACCGGCTGGTCCAGGATCCGAAGTTCTCGGTCGTCATCTTGATCGGCGGCGTGGAAGGCGCCGGCAAGGGCGAGCTCTTGAATCTGCTCTTCGAGTGGATGGACGCTCGCCACCTCGCCACCCGCGCCTTCGGCTTGCCGACGGAAGAAGAGGCCGAGCGCCCCGAGTACTGGCGCTATTGGATGGCGCTTCCCCCCAAGGGCCAGGTCGCGGTGTACCTCGGCTCCTGGTACACGGCGCCGATCGTTTCGCGGGTGATGGGCGATAGCACCGACGCCGAGCTGGACTCCGCCATGCAGCGGGCCGCGGACTTCGAGCGCTCTCTGGCCAACGACGGCACCTTGATCATCAAACTGTGGCTCCACATCAGCGAGAAGGAGCAGAAGCGTCGATTCAAGGAGCTATCCAAGTCCAAGCGCACCGCCTGGCGCGTCACCAAGGACGACTGGAAGAAGCACTCCCACTACGACGAGTTCCGCAAGGTGTGCGAGCGCGCCATTCGCCACACCAGCACGGGCCAGTGTCCCTGGACGGTGATCGAAGGCACCGACGCCCGATACCGTAACGCCACCGCCGCCCAACACATCGTGGATCGCCTGACCGAGCGCCTGGACGCTCCCGCCGTGGAAGGCGTGCGCCAGGCCGCGGACCCCAACATGCCGGACCCCGAGACGGTGCTCGACACGTTGGATCTCGAGCAGAAGCTCGACCCGGCGACCTACGAAGAGCGCCTGGAAGAGCTGCAGGCGCGTATGAACGCCCTCAGCCGCAAGCTCCGCAAGAAGAAGCGGAGCCTCACCCTCGTCTTCGAGGGCTGGGACGCCGGCGGCAAGGGTGGCGCCATTCGCCGCATCACCCGCGCCCTGGACGCCCGCCAGTACCGCGTGATCTCCGTCGCCGCCCCCACCGACGAAGAGCGCGCGCACCACTACCTGTGGCGTTTCTGGCGTCACATCCCTCGCCGCGGCCAAGTCACCATCTACGACCGCAGCTGGTACGGCCGCGTGCTGGTGGAGCGCATCGAAGGCTTCGCTACCGAAAGCGAGTGGAAGCGCGCCTACAAGGAGATCGACGACTTCGAAGAGCAGCTCGTCGACCACGGCATCATCGTCGTGAAGTATTGGCTCCACATCAGCCGCGACGAACAGCTCGCGCGCTTCGAGGCCCGCGAACGTGAAGCCTGGAAGCACCACAAGATCGGGCCGGAGGATTTCCGCAACCGCGAGAAGTGGAACGCCTACGAAGCCGCCGCCAACGAGATGATCGAACGCACCAGCACGGAGTTTTCCCCCTGGGTCCTGGTGGAAGCCGAGGACAAGCGCTTCGCTCGCATCAAAGTCCTCGAGACGTGCTGCGAAAGTATCGAGAAGGCCCTTTGA
- a CDS encoding SMI1/KNR4 family protein, with protein sequence MTDPAPRLLHALARRGWTVRRSAVPRPLLPEAVASRYSDLPPSLTAFLAGLDLCRSPDDTAWFLTADDYARVEGPGFRWNELELMALEACEDDADAQREIAAFWDRHFPFLLAVHSDYDYLAVRIADGAIVHGFAPEWEDPSPIALSFSDFALDFARAASGNAPFPLSIFLGPR encoded by the coding sequence ATGACCGACCCGGCCCCGCGCTTGCTCCACGCCCTCGCGCGTCGCGGCTGGACGGTGCGCCGCTCAGCAGTCCCACGCCCGCTGCTGCCCGAGGCCGTCGCGTCCCGCTATTCCGATCTTCCCCCCAGCCTCACGGCATTCCTCGCTGGGCTCGACCTGTGCCGGAGTCCAGACGACACGGCCTGGTTCCTGACCGCCGACGACTACGCCCGGGTTGAAGGGCCCGGCTTCCGTTGGAACGAGCTAGAGCTCATGGCCCTCGAAGCGTGCGAAGACGACGCGGACGCCCAACGCGAGATTGCGGCGTTCTGGGATCGTCACTTCCCGTTCTTACTCGCAGTGCACTCGGACTACGACTATCTCGCGGTCCGGATAGCGGACGGCGCCATCGTCCACGGCTTCGCCCCAGAGTGGGAAGATCCCTCTCCTATCGCGCTCAGCTTCTCGGACTTCGCCCTGGACTTCGCGCGCGCCGCCTCCGGCAACGCCCCGTTCCCCCTCTCGATCTTCCTCGGCCCGCGCTAG